The proteins below come from a single Blastocatellia bacterium genomic window:
- a CDS encoding M23 family metallopeptidase, translating to MTFGAIVLLNLAPTRAGSHARGRTLAASPAPKIEPVTAGSNAPAAPAPAVSLAKPAAVANDTLPATDFAASTPAPGLVNEADGAALRARGLLIPVSGIGAGQLRDSFYDGRSEGRTHEALDIMAAGGTPVLAAADGKIVRLFRSDRGGITLYELDSSGLYVYYYAHLQRYADDISEGKTLTRGEVIAYVGDTGNAGAGNYHLHFAISKPAAPGKWNGGTPINPFPILTGK from the coding sequence GTGACCTTCGGCGCAATTGTCCTGCTCAACCTTGCGCCGACACGCGCCGGCTCGCATGCGCGGGGGCGCACGCTCGCGGCCTCGCCTGCGCCGAAGATCGAGCCGGTGACGGCCGGCAGCAACGCTCCGGCAGCGCCTGCGCCCGCGGTCAGTCTGGCGAAGCCGGCGGCTGTCGCCAATGATACGCTGCCGGCGACAGACTTTGCCGCTTCGACGCCGGCGCCGGGATTGGTCAATGAAGCGGACGGCGCGGCGTTGCGGGCCAGGGGGTTGTTGATTCCTGTCTCAGGCATCGGCGCCGGGCAACTGCGCGACTCGTTTTATGATGGCCGGTCGGAAGGCCGCACGCACGAGGCGCTCGACATTATGGCCGCGGGCGGCACGCCTGTGCTGGCCGCCGCTGACGGTAAGATCGTCCGCCTGTTTCGCAGCGACCGGGGCGGCATCACGCTGTACGAGCTGGATTCGTCGGGGTTGTATGTTTACTACTACGCCCACCTTCAGCGCTACGCCGACGACATCAGCGAAGGCAAGACGCTGACGCGCGGCGAGGTGATCGCTTACGTCGGCGACACGGGCAACGCCGGTGCCGGCAATTACCATTTGCATTTCGCTATCTCGAAGCCCGCCGCGCCGGGCAAATGGAACGGCGGCACGCCCATCAATCCTTTCCCCATTCTCACCGGCAAATAG